A single window of Sneathiella limimaris DNA harbors:
- a CDS encoding chloride channel protein, with translation MKPVQVSLSPSKFIASLKAIRNNMSIKLMLCSLIVGLLAGYGALGFRLLVGEIQNLFYGFDSELVVSETANLPWWQILIIPIIGGLIIGVFLKLFMPGKRIHGVADVIEAALIHRGKMTLRNGIGSFLVSATSLGTGASGGREGPVVHFAAMLGSQLGQRLRIPSRYYTTLIGCGVASGVAASFNAPIAGMFFALEVVIGSFATQAVAPIVMASVIGTVVSRIHIGDFPAFIIPNYQIVSWLEIPAFALLGITSAVVALLFIWSIGFAERTINRFNIPDILRPASGGLVLGLIALAFPQIIGVGYEATDSALKEEYDLILLLSLIVVKTIATAVTTGSRIGGGFFSPSLFVGAMTGGAFGIIAASAFPEMAASNGLYAILGMTAVSASVLGAPISTILIVFELTGDYKISIAVMVTVGITTLITKQLIDRSIFQVQLAMRNVDLSENKALRILKFRQVRGIMDREFIEVPKESSMLELREIISNASHNKVVVFDPKDHSFHGRIEFSDLKPHVFGDVSHDPATAGEIAITNTPVIFPDSSLKSALSIMSKSGIECLPVIDSATKTRLVGLLYYSDLLREYNEALLHMQNEEDGKKTSDTGL, from the coding sequence ATGAAACCTGTGCAAGTAAGTCTGTCTCCGTCCAAATTCATCGCGTCGCTAAAAGCTATCCGCAACAACATGTCGATCAAGCTTATGCTTTGCTCGCTCATCGTTGGTCTTTTAGCTGGCTATGGGGCACTTGGATTTCGGTTACTTGTTGGGGAGATCCAAAATCTTTTTTATGGTTTTGATAGTGAGCTCGTTGTCTCAGAAACAGCAAACCTGCCTTGGTGGCAAATCCTGATAATCCCTATCATCGGCGGCCTAATTATCGGCGTATTCCTGAAACTGTTTATGCCTGGAAAGCGGATACATGGGGTTGCTGATGTCATTGAAGCAGCCCTCATACATCGAGGAAAAATGACCCTTCGAAATGGGATTGGATCTTTTCTCGTAAGCGCAACTTCTCTTGGCACGGGTGCTTCCGGCGGCAGGGAGGGCCCTGTTGTTCACTTTGCTGCAATGCTCGGAAGTCAATTAGGACAACGTCTTCGCATACCTTCGCGTTACTACACTACCCTAATTGGGTGCGGCGTCGCATCTGGTGTCGCGGCATCGTTCAATGCTCCAATCGCTGGGATGTTCTTTGCGCTTGAAGTTGTAATCGGATCCTTTGCCACGCAGGCAGTTGCACCCATCGTGATGGCGTCAGTTATCGGTACTGTTGTCAGTCGCATTCACATTGGCGATTTCCCCGCCTTTATAATTCCCAACTATCAGATTGTCAGCTGGTTGGAAATTCCGGCCTTTGCCCTTTTAGGGATCACTTCAGCTGTTGTCGCGCTCCTGTTCATCTGGAGCATTGGGTTTGCCGAAAGAACCATTAACCGCTTTAATATCCCGGACATATTACGGCCTGCATCCGGCGGCCTTGTACTGGGACTGATCGCACTCGCTTTCCCACAAATTATTGGCGTTGGATATGAAGCCACCGATAGTGCCTTGAAAGAAGAGTATGATCTAATTCTCCTGTTATCTTTGATTGTTGTCAAAACCATCGCAACAGCTGTTACAACCGGCAGCCGGATTGGCGGCGGATTTTTCTCCCCTTCCCTCTTTGTTGGTGCCATGACAGGTGGTGCGTTTGGGATTATTGCGGCTTCGGCTTTCCCAGAAATGGCCGCAAGTAATGGCCTCTACGCTATCCTTGGGATGACGGCGGTTTCAGCTTCTGTGCTCGGCGCGCCAATTTCCACCATTCTCATCGTCTTCGAACTAACAGGTGACTACAAGATCTCTATCGCGGTCATGGTCACCGTCGGTATTACAACACTGATAACCAAGCAGCTCATTGACCGAAGCATCTTCCAGGTGCAATTGGCCATGCGCAATGTAGATTTAAGCGAAAACAAGGCACTAAGGATCCTGAAGTTCAGACAAGTTCGCGGGATAATGGATCGGGAATTCATTGAAGTTCCCAAAGAAAGCTCCATGCTGGAACTCCGAGAGATCATCAGTAATGCGAGCCACAACAAGGTTGTCGTTTTCGATCCCAAAGATCATTCTTTCCATGGCAGGATCGAATTTTCAGATTTGAAACCTCATGTCTTTGGCGATGTTTCTCATGACCCGGCTACAGCAGGGGAAATCGCGATTACCAATACGCCGGTGATCTTCCCGGATTCCAGTCTAAAATCAGCGCTATCAATCATGAGCAAATCTGGAATCGAATGCCTTCCTGTCATTGATTCTGCGACCAAGACCAGGCTGGTTGGTCTACTTTACTACAGTGATCTTCTGCGGGAATATAACGAAGCCCTTCTACACATGCAGAACGAAGAGGATGGCAAAAAAACCTCTGATACCGGGCTCTAA
- the otnI gene encoding 2-oxo-tetronate isomerase, which produces MFKLAANLSFMFQEVAFLERFRAAATVGFQGVEYLFPYEYTAKQLHTLLEDFNLQQALFNLYPGEWSQGERGLAALPNREDEFKSSVEQALEYASHLKCSKLHVMSGLKLDQVSTELQLETYMKNLLWAADQAKNHNVTLLIEPINPFDMPGYFLSDFAQAKSILEDINHPNLAMQFDIYHCQRLQGNIVSTLIDYLPLIGHIQIANPPGRHEPGKGELNFDFILNWLSTQYDGWVGCEYTPSAVTTDCLSWAEPYLENYPANH; this is translated from the coding sequence ATGTTCAAGTTAGCGGCTAACCTCAGTTTTATGTTTCAGGAAGTTGCCTTCCTGGAAAGATTTAGGGCTGCGGCTACAGTTGGGTTTCAAGGGGTCGAATACTTATTTCCCTATGAATATACTGCCAAACAACTCCATACGCTCCTTGAAGATTTCAACCTTCAACAGGCTCTGTTCAACTTATACCCTGGTGAATGGAGTCAAGGAGAGCGGGGCCTGGCCGCCCTACCGAACCGAGAAGATGAGTTCAAATCATCCGTCGAGCAAGCCCTGGAGTATGCTTCCCATCTGAAGTGCTCCAAACTTCATGTTATGTCTGGGCTAAAATTAGATCAGGTTTCGACAGAGCTTCAGCTGGAAACCTACATGAAAAATCTTCTATGGGCAGCAGATCAGGCAAAAAACCATAATGTTACGCTCCTCATCGAGCCGATAAATCCCTTTGATATGCCGGGTTATTTCTTGAGCGACTTTGCACAAGCGAAATCAATACTTGAAGATATCAACCACCCGAACTTAGCAATGCAATTTGATATTTACCATTGCCAACGCCTTCAAGGGAATATCGTTTCAACGCTCATAGATTATTTGCCCTTAATCGGTCACATACAGATTGCAAATCCACCGGGCCGCCATGAACCGGGAAAGGGTGAACTCAACTTCGATTTTATCCTTAACTGGCTTTCAACTCAGTATGACGGTTGGGTTGGATGTGAATATACACCCAGCGCCGTGACGACGGATTGCTTAAGCTGGGCAGAACCTTATTTAGAGAATTATCCTGCAAACCATTGA
- the gpt gene encoding xanthine phosphoribosyltransferase codes for MGDAAGYTKYFPVSWEELHRNGRALAWRLMDLAPFEGIVAVTRGGLVPAAIIARELDVRNIDTVCIAAYRDDKSVGEVNIIKGLDIPNNGKGWLIVDDLVDSGITAKYVRDMIPEAHFATIYAKPKGRPRVDTFITEVSQDTWILFPWDQAPSFAKPIVDEHKGQL; via the coding sequence ATGGGTGATGCTGCTGGATATACAAAATATTTTCCTGTCTCTTGGGAAGAACTCCATCGGAACGGACGAGCATTGGCCTGGCGCCTGATGGATCTTGCGCCGTTTGAGGGAATTGTCGCTGTTACCCGCGGCGGTCTCGTTCCCGCAGCAATTATTGCGCGCGAATTAGATGTCCGCAACATTGATACAGTTTGCATAGCCGCCTACCGGGATGACAAGTCAGTGGGCGAAGTCAACATCATCAAGGGACTGGATATTCCAAACAATGGCAAAGGCTGGCTAATTGTCGATGACTTGGTTGATAGTGGCATTACAGCAAAATATGTGCGGGATATGATTCCAGAAGCTCATTTCGCGACTATTTATGCAAAACCAAAAGGCCGCCCGCGGGTTGATACTTTTATCACAGAAGTCAGCCAGGATACCTGGATCCTGTTCCCTTGGGATCAAGCCCCCTCTTTTGCGAAACCGATTGTCGATGAACATAAAGGACAACTATAG
- a CDS encoding NnrU family protein produces the protein MTGTLQALTLATLAFLAIHILPSSFLRSALVNKVGEKAYLGLFSLASALILFWMVQAYIASPEGPLLWQFENGARYTAIVLMVVASILFFSSFTVKNPTSIGAEGAVTSEKARSGIMSVTRHPMMWSFVLWAIAHLLNNGDLKSVIFFGGFGLLALIGTFMIDQKRSKALGADWVSFRQDTSNIPFAAILTGRAKLSIGQLWWRVLAGLVLFMGLFHMHAMIIGVPPYPL, from the coding sequence ATGACAGGAACACTTCAGGCATTAACGTTAGCCACATTGGCTTTTTTAGCTATCCATATCCTACCGTCCAGTTTTCTGAGGTCAGCACTAGTCAATAAAGTTGGTGAGAAAGCCTATTTGGGGCTTTTTAGTCTTGCATCAGCGCTTATTCTATTCTGGATGGTTCAGGCTTATATCGCTTCCCCAGAGGGGCCGTTATTATGGCAGTTTGAAAATGGCGCGCGGTATACAGCAATCGTCTTGATGGTTGTTGCATCGATTTTGTTTTTTAGTTCTTTCACGGTGAAAAACCCGACTTCTATTGGTGCTGAAGGCGCTGTTACTTCAGAAAAGGCACGAAGTGGTATTATGTCAGTGACCCGTCATCCAATGATGTGGTCATTTGTGCTGTGGGCTATTGCTCATCTATTGAACAATGGTGATCTGAAATCTGTTATCTTTTTTGGTGGGTTTGGACTTCTGGCGCTAATTGGAACGTTTATGATTGATCAAAAACGATCTAAGGCTTTGGGGGCAGATTGGGTTTCATTCCGCCAGGATACGTCCAACATTCCTTTTGCGGCAATTTTAACAGGGCGTGCGAAACTATCCATAGGTCAGCTATGGTGGCGGGTTTTAGCCGGATTAGTTTTATTTATGGGGCTGTTCCATATGCACGCCATGATCATTGGCGTTCCTCCTTATCCTCTCTAA
- a CDS encoding PaaI family thioesterase, with protein sequence MNKKAEAEIKSATNLSEMTGLDQLKHAFIGEGKTAPIGKTLDFDLVELEEGTVTFKGTPSEKHLNPIGTVHGGYAATLLDSALGCSIHSVLEAGEGYTTIDLNVKYIRAMKPGMGAVFCTGKLIHKGRRMATAEARLVDENGKLIAHGSTTCMIL encoded by the coding sequence ATGAACAAAAAAGCAGAAGCAGAAATCAAATCCGCCACTAACCTCAGCGAAATGACGGGACTAGATCAACTCAAGCATGCCTTCATTGGCGAAGGGAAAACGGCTCCTATTGGGAAAACACTCGATTTTGATTTGGTCGAGCTGGAAGAAGGCACTGTTACTTTTAAGGGAACCCCCTCAGAAAAGCATCTAAACCCAATTGGAACCGTTCACGGTGGATATGCTGCGACCCTATTGGATTCAGCCCTTGGCTGTAGCATTCACTCTGTTTTGGAAGCAGGTGAAGGCTATACAACCATCGACCTTAACGTCAAATATATACGGGCCATGAAACCGGGAATGGGAGCTGTCTTCTGCACAGGTAAACTGATCCATAAAGGCCGCCGCATGGCCACAGCGGAAGCCCGACTTGTGGATGAAAACGGCAAGTTAATAGCTCATGGCAGCACGACCTGTATGATCCTCTAA
- a CDS encoding inorganic phosphate transporter: protein MVKKTLDKDLDRIVQVESQTLKAAQTIKSLALALLFLLAVWVFAATAIGANEHSTIVIVAAIIGGYMALNIGANDVANNVGPAVGSKALTLVGALIIAAIFEAAGAIIAGGDVVTTIKKGIIDPAGVQDSQVFIWAMMSALFAAAVWVNIATWIGAPVSTTHAVVGGVMGAGIAAAGFGIVNWTTMSAIAASWVISPVMGGLIAAAFLAFIKFNIVYQEDKLAASRKWVPLLVAIMAGVFSCYLVMKGLKKVWKPDFVTLLILSLSIAGLTFAIVRPIIARASAKMENRNKSIRTLFTIPLIFSAALLSFAHGANDVANAVGPLAAIVSISSSGSVEGTVGIPFWVMLIGAVGLSAGLFLFGPKLIKTVGDEITKMNPMRAFCVALSAGITVLIASALGLPVSSTHIAVGAVFGVGFFREWITEKRAREFRKEQQRQKINPESNLPEGELPPESNRQKKKLVRRSHVFTIAAAWIITVPCAALLAAGIFMVLTTFTS, encoded by the coding sequence GTGGTAAAAAAAACTCTCGATAAAGATCTGGACAGAATTGTTCAGGTTGAATCACAGACGCTCAAGGCAGCGCAGACCATTAAGTCTCTCGCCCTTGCCCTTCTTTTCCTTTTAGCTGTATGGGTGTTCGCTGCGACAGCGATTGGCGCGAACGAACATTCGACCATTGTGATTGTCGCCGCAATTATCGGCGGCTATATGGCTCTTAACATTGGCGCAAATGATGTCGCGAATAATGTTGGACCTGCAGTTGGGTCAAAAGCATTAACCCTTGTTGGCGCTCTAATCATTGCAGCGATTTTTGAAGCTGCTGGCGCTATCATCGCTGGTGGCGATGTTGTTACGACAATCAAAAAAGGGATTATCGATCCAGCTGGTGTTCAGGATAGCCAGGTTTTTATCTGGGCAATGATGAGCGCACTCTTTGCGGCAGCGGTTTGGGTTAATATTGCCACCTGGATTGGAGCTCCCGTCAGTACGACACATGCCGTTGTGGGCGGTGTAATGGGAGCCGGTATTGCTGCTGCAGGTTTCGGGATTGTTAACTGGACAACCATGTCTGCTATCGCAGCAAGTTGGGTCATATCTCCGGTTATGGGTGGACTGATTGCTGCAGCATTCCTTGCATTCATTAAGTTCAACATTGTCTATCAGGAAGACAAGCTTGCGGCCTCTCGGAAATGGGTACCTTTACTGGTTGCGATAATGGCTGGCGTCTTTTCCTGTTATCTTGTGATGAAGGGCTTGAAAAAGGTCTGGAAACCCGACTTTGTCACCCTTTTGATCCTTTCGCTCTCAATTGCGGGACTGACTTTTGCGATCGTACGGCCGATCATTGCGAGAGCCTCGGCCAAGATGGAAAACCGAAACAAGTCCATCCGCACTCTATTCACGATACCCCTTATTTTTTCTGCAGCATTGCTCAGCTTTGCCCATGGTGCCAATGACGTTGCTAATGCTGTCGGTCCATTAGCCGCTATTGTCAGCATCTCCTCTTCCGGATCTGTAGAAGGAACCGTAGGCATTCCATTCTGGGTCATGCTTATTGGGGCGGTCGGCTTGAGTGCAGGCCTCTTTCTTTTTGGCCCAAAGCTCATCAAAACCGTCGGAGACGAAATCACCAAAATGAACCCAATGCGCGCTTTCTGTGTCGCATTATCTGCAGGGATCACTGTTCTAATTGCTTCAGCACTAGGACTGCCCGTTAGCTCCACGCATATTGCGGTTGGTGCTGTGTTTGGTGTTGGCTTCTTTCGGGAATGGATTACGGAAAAACGCGCCAGGGAATTCCGTAAAGAGCAGCAACGCCAAAAGATTAATCCAGAAAGCAACCTTCCTGAAGGTGAATTGCCGCCGGAGTCCAATCGGCAGAAAAAGAAGCTTGTTCGGCGGTCTCATGTCTTCACGATTGCCGCCGCTTGGATCATCACTGTGCCATGTGCAGCACTACTAGCGGCTGGCATCTTTATGGTCTTAACAACTTTTACAAGCTAA
- a CDS encoding Lrp/AsnC family transcriptional regulator, whose translation MDHLDGKLLDMLQVDGRMSYASLGKEIGLSVTAVKERIDKLQRSGVLKNFSIEVDAALVGYSVLAFVFIAIDRPEYCEEFENQILEVPEVQECHHVTGGFNYLVKVMANDMTHLEQLLLSRIKIPHIVSRSETTIVFSSSKNSSFVKCARNGSRDD comes from the coding sequence ATGGATCACCTTGATGGAAAACTGCTCGATATGCTGCAAGTCGATGGGCGAATGTCGTACGCTAGTCTTGGCAAAGAAATCGGGCTTTCTGTAACGGCAGTAAAGGAACGTATTGATAAACTTCAGCGGTCAGGCGTTTTAAAAAATTTTTCCATAGAGGTTGATGCGGCTTTAGTTGGTTATTCGGTATTAGCCTTTGTTTTCATAGCGATAGATCGACCTGAATATTGCGAGGAGTTTGAAAACCAGATCCTTGAGGTGCCAGAAGTGCAGGAATGTCATCATGTCACAGGCGGCTTTAACTACCTTGTCAAAGTAATGGCAAATGATATGACTCATCTTGAGCAACTCCTGTTGTCGCGAATCAAAATACCGCATATCGTCAGCCGCTCAGAGACGACAATCGTGTTTTCCAGCTCAAAGAACAGTAGTTTTGTTAAATGTGCGAGAAATGGTTCACGCGATGATTGA
- a CDS encoding LysE family translocator has protein sequence MIDWLLLSKGLGVGVLVAAPVGPVGALCIRRAISIGRTAAIGTGLGAATADAFYGGVAAFGLTAISDFLLDYQMHATFLGGFFLLYLSYRIMSSLRRGTVAAEAGNAFALGPAFVSTFFITLTNPATILSFAAIFAGIGFIGDVEAFDSAIVLVSGVFFGSAAWWVFLAFISHELKKRFGSRFEYLVNIGSAVLIGFFGVAALTSLLF, from the coding sequence ATGATTGACTGGCTATTACTTTCCAAAGGATTGGGCGTTGGCGTTCTTGTCGCAGCCCCAGTAGGCCCTGTAGGAGCGTTATGCATTCGCCGAGCGATTTCGATTGGCCGAACCGCCGCTATTGGAACAGGCCTCGGAGCTGCTACCGCTGACGCTTTTTATGGTGGAGTGGCGGCTTTTGGCCTGACGGCAATTTCTGATTTTCTACTTGATTATCAAATGCATGCAACGTTTTTAGGCGGTTTTTTCCTGCTTTATTTGAGCTATAGGATTATGTCGTCTCTTCGGCGGGGCACAGTAGCCGCGGAAGCCGGAAACGCTTTTGCTCTGGGACCAGCTTTTGTCTCTACGTTTTTTATAACTTTGACAAATCCTGCGACAATTTTGAGTTTCGCAGCAATTTTTGCCGGAATCGGTTTTATTGGTGATGTCGAAGCGTTTGATTCAGCCATTGTCCTTGTTTCAGGTGTTTTTTTTGGCTCTGCTGCCTGGTGGGTTTTCTTGGCTTTCATCTCCCACGAGCTGAAAAAGAGATTTGGAAGCCGGTTCGAATACCTGGTGAATATCGGATCAGCTGTTCTAATTGGATTTTTTGGTGTTGCGGCCTTGACTAGTTTGCTGTTTTGA
- a CDS encoding M20 aminoacylase family protein, whose protein sequence is MKILPEIEAIHEEMTEWRHKIHMHPETAFEEYQTSDFVAEKLESFGLEVHRGLAKTGVVGTLKAGTGNRAIGLRADMDALDLQEMNTFAHRSQVDGKMHGCGHDGHTVMLLGAAKYLSQSKNFDGTVQFIFQPAEENVAGGRVMISDGLFEKFPVDSVYGMHNMPGFNVGEFAVRKGPMMASADFFEAKIIGNGGHGAFPHQTVDPIVIASEIVGAWQHITSRNVDPLKAAVVTVGEIHGGHTTNVIPEEVIMRGTTRAFDPHVQDMIEQNMERIVKGICEAHGASYEFTYDRRYAPTINAPEETEIAIATMQELVGEDKVDTNVTPVMGAEDFSWMLLERPGCYVMIANGAGEGSCHIHNPNYDFNDQILPLGATYWARLTERILSKDAA, encoded by the coding sequence ATGAAAATTCTGCCGGAAATAGAAGCCATCCACGAAGAAATGACCGAATGGCGGCATAAGATCCATATGCATCCGGAAACAGCGTTTGAGGAATATCAAACCTCTGATTTTGTTGCGGAAAAACTGGAGAGTTTTGGGCTTGAGGTCCATCGTGGTCTAGCAAAAACAGGGGTTGTCGGTACGCTGAAGGCGGGCACAGGTAATCGTGCTATTGGTTTGCGGGCGGATATGGATGCCCTTGACTTGCAGGAAATGAATACTTTCGCTCATCGCTCTCAAGTGGACGGCAAAATGCATGGCTGCGGACATGATGGTCATACTGTTATGTTGCTAGGTGCCGCTAAGTATTTATCCCAAAGTAAAAATTTTGATGGGACTGTTCAGTTCATTTTCCAGCCTGCCGAAGAGAATGTCGCAGGTGGTCGGGTCATGATCAGCGATGGCTTGTTTGAAAAGTTCCCGGTTGATAGCGTTTATGGAATGCATAACATGCCAGGTTTCAATGTTGGGGAGTTTGCTGTTCGCAAAGGTCCAATGATGGCGTCAGCTGATTTCTTCGAAGCGAAAATCATTGGTAATGGCGGGCATGGTGCTTTTCCACATCAAACTGTCGATCCTATTGTTATTGCCTCGGAAATTGTTGGAGCTTGGCAGCATATTACATCTCGGAATGTCGATCCTCTTAAGGCGGCGGTTGTAACAGTTGGTGAAATCCATGGGGGACATACAACTAATGTTATCCCCGAAGAGGTGATTATGCGCGGAACTACTCGTGCTTTTGATCCACATGTTCAGGATATGATCGAACAGAATATGGAACGAATTGTAAAAGGTATCTGTGAAGCTCATGGGGCTTCATATGAGTTCACCTATGATCGGCGATATGCACCAACAATCAACGCTCCTGAGGAAACGGAGATTGCCATTGCAACCATGCAGGAGCTGGTCGGTGAAGATAAAGTGGATACTAACGTGACGCCTGTGATGGGGGCTGAAGACTTCTCTTGGATGTTGTTGGAACGTCCTGGCTGTTACGTGATGATTGCGAACGGTGCAGGTGAAGGTAGTTGCCACATTCACAACCCTAACTACGATTTTAACGATCAGATTTTGCCTCTGGGGGCAACTTACTGGGCCAGATTGACCGAACGCATCCTGTCAAAAGACGCAGCCTGA